The sequence TGTAAAATGAAAAATTTTTTCATCGCGATTGTCGTCGCAAGTGTTGCCTTTGTACTTTCTGGTTGCAAAGAAGAAAAAGGGCAAGAAGAAATTTCAAGCAGTTCAACGATTGTCCATGAAGAAAATGGCCAAAACGGTTCGGTAGTAGCTCAAGAAAATAAAACGGAGTATGTGACGGATTCCGGTAAAGGTGGTTTAGGTGCTGTTTGGACAGATATTCTCCCTGGACCTGGAATAAATTATTGGAAAAATGCTAAAAAGGGCCATGTTAAGGTTCCTTCTTTTAGTGATATTGATTTAAAGTTTGAAAAGGACGCTAATCGTTCTGCTTCAGATGTTATGAAAGTTGTTCGTCAGCGTACACCAGGCCTTCGCCATATTTATAAC is a genomic window of Fibrobacter succinogenes containing:
- a CDS encoding AgmX/PglI C-terminal domain-containing protein; protein product: MKNFFIAIVVASVAFVLSGCKEEKGQEEISSSSTIVHEENGQNGSVVAQENKTEYVTDSGKGGLGAVWTDILPGPGINYWKNAKKGHVKVPSFSDIDLKFEKDANRSASDVMKVVRQRTPGLRHIYNQRLKSNSGLQGVITLKITIAPSGEILDVSIFSSTTKDYDFDAEIQEKVSCWTFGKIKSGKTTVTIPFTFSEIAIASPAGIL